CAGCAGGGGCACCAATTCCAGACAATCCCCCGTGTGATCGCACGAACCTCGGTTCACCAATAATTGATGCACCCTCACTTAGCTCGATCTCGGCCGTCCATCCACTGGCCTCTCGGAGGCGGCGACGTAGAACGAGAACACGCCACCATTCGCCCAGCGAAGGCCACGTATCGCTGCGGGCAATTATTAGGTGTTTCGCTGTTACTGTGACGGGGATGCACGTGTCCACATCAACCGCAACGAAACAGACGAATGGCGTTGGATGGTGGCAGCTGCCCGAGATTCACGGGCAGGAAAGACAAAGGCCCCCGGGAACCGGGCCGTATGGCCTTAAGTCGGGGGGTGGGTCCCGCCTGCCCGTGTCTTTTAGTGGCGTTCGTGCTCGGCGGCGGGGCCCACTCCTAGTCGGCTGCGATGCTGAGGTAGGGAAAAGGGCTTCTAGAGAAGTCGTCATTTGTGCAGGCGGTTTTACGGTGGTGCCCATCCTGGGAAGGCGGAATTACGGTGAGGAAGGATCTTCTTCGGGTGGACGGGACTCTACTGCGATTTGGGGACCACttcaaattgttgggtttgtcaggctatatataaatttgattaatatctataattttagatttaaaatcaaattattgatagaataaaattaaattaactcgacttaattaaaattagattagtttgaatttaatttttggctTCTCTCGTAATTTTGAATTATCTAATccattaatgaaataaaaggaCTTAGATCACAATTCACCAagtatatcatttttctttaataaatttatggagaaaataaataatctccATCCAAACAAGAACTAAGTGCTAATAAGGGATCTCAATAAATTGCTTTCTCAGGCCTTTGTAGAGTTGCATGTggggagaaaaaataaataataaaaaatatatatacatacacggcCAAAATTGAAGCCCCACCTAAAACAATACAATACGGTAAGCATGGGGGCCCATTAGAAAAATAAACTAAACAAGGGGGGCCAAATGCCAAAAACAGCATTAAGAACTGAATAGAGTAACTTTTGGTCTGCAATGGGTGCATGAACTTCAGCCCCCGGATTCCACCTCTGGTTTCCCTTTAAACTGGTTTAAAAAGAGCCCTTGGGCAATTTTCTACGCCTTCATGGACCGTCAAAGGCATGTGGTCTCGACCCTTCCAGCCAATGACATCCATTCCTTACCCAAGTAAACTACCCGAGTCAGACACTTGGAGGGACCTGATTGATGGGAACCACCAATCTTCGCTGGTCCTTGCTGTACCTGATTTCTCACTCCACTTCTGGGTTCTGGCCCATGGTCCCCTCCTGAATGTATAAAACCAGTGCTACCTTGTGCCCATCGCTTACGcctccgtctctctctctcactctcacccTTCCCCCGCCCCCAAGCCAGGCTCATTTTAGCGAAGCATCGGGGTATAGCAAGAAGAGTACCAAGTTTTACAATACcagagagagaagatgagaCCAGCAGTACCATCTTACGCCGGGTGGGAAGATTACAACCACCAGAAGTCCCATTTTCTTGAGGCTTGTTTCCTTTGCGAAAAGCCTCTGGGCCAGAACAATGATATCTTTATGTACAGGTTAGCTTTGGTTTGCTTCCCGCTTCCCTTCTGGATCTCTCTTATCCCATCGATGATATCAACAGAACTTATTTctatgttttgtttgttttatttcgCACCAAGTGTTACAGAACTAATCTAGAgcaaaattttaagataatttttaccCAAGATATCAACCCTTTGTTTCTCAAAAAGCTGTTGGATTTTCGTAGATGGGTTTTAGTGCTAATTGGATTTTGATCTGTTTGATCAGAGATTAGTGCGATTTGATTGGATTCCCGATGTGGGTACTGAAGATTTGTGTTGGGTTTGCAGGGGGAACACACCATTTTGTAGCCAGGAGTGCAGGCAAGAACAGATAGAGATAGATGAGGCCAAAGAAAGGAGTTTGAAGAagctctcttcttcttccaagaGAGCCCCCAGGCAATCAAAGCCGGCTGAATCCACCAAGAAGCCATCCAGTCCCAGTAAAGCTGTGCAGAGAGGCACAGTTGCCGTGGCATGATTAAGATCCCTTAATAACGCAACAACAGagccaatcaatcaatcaatcaactaaCCTAAGAAAATCATAGCTCGGTTCTTCTCCATGACCTCTTCTCCAAGacccaataataataataataataaaaagattcGGCAGATGAAAAGCGAAATCATGTGTGGGTAtccctgagagagagagagagagagagagagagagagagaagaggcgGGGGTGGCGATTGATCTGTATCAAAGGCAGTTTTGATCTTGCCTCTTGGTTTTTGCAACTttgttgattttgattttgattttgatttggtgGGTATTTGTAGAAAAGCATCCTTTTTAAGTGGATTGGATGTGGCATGATTTGAGTGTCCCTGTAatgatctttctttctttaactGGTTCCCAATTACAATGGAATGGTTGATACGAAGAATCCATCAACAGACAGATTGTTTTGGGCTTTTTGAAGATACATATACGATTGGTTAAAGTTGGGATTTTTGCCTTCGCCCCCACATGACCTTTTGCTCTTGCCTGCTTttacttttcctttcttttctggTAGTCTATTTGAAAAACATCAAGTGGGCAAGCCCCCTGAGTCCCCATTGCGTGGATCCAACTGCATTTTTCCATGATGGCTTTGTCTGTGGAGTGGATGTCACTgttattgaaattaattaattaattaattgtattcaacgggtttattttaattagctACCCATCCTTCCGCTTCTAGATTAATCCAAACTTATAATCAAACGGAATCAGTCtgtaaatttttacttttttaattatattggttttattgaattttggtATTACACATGTCACAACTGTGacttaaaattcaaatgaaattcaaattcattttaaatttcattgtAATTAGAatggtaaatttaattttaattaagatttaatttagaaaaaaatatgctCTTTGTCTTATTATATCAGCATataatttgttatatatatttatagatgggttttaattttataaataaatatttaatattttattatttttaatatttgtttagtaatattttttttataaatttttaattaaattttttatatttatttatgtgtttgatGATTTCAtcgtgatttatttttaatctaaaattatAACAACTGATATTTAAACCGTAAGATCAAACCGTAACAACATTTGATAGATCACACTCGTTGGATCTATAACTATTATTCTTTATCATCTTGGCTAGGGTTTTTTAGTTGTTGCAACTGTCGCTGTTGTTCGACCGCCATCGCCACTGTTGGACGCCTCTGCCGTCAACCACGCTGCGACCAACTGTTGGAATTTCGCCACCATTGATTTCCGCCATCATCGACGACCGCTGCCTCCTCCATCGTCGATCGATCTCAGTCGTCATCGTCAGTCATCTCCTTGCATCGCGCGACCGTCGACCTCCTCCCTTCGTTCTTTGCCTTGCACGCGCTCATTGGCTAGTCATCGGCGATCGTCTCCAACCACTATCGCCTATTCGTCTTCCTTCTGCAATCGATTTGCTATCGCCGACGTCTATGCTATCGCCTTCTTTCGGCCGCCTTGCCCTTGTTGACGGTCGCCTAGAAGCCCCCCATTGTCACTAGCGATCATCAGTCCATCCTCCTTACTGTTTGCCGTCACCATCGGCCCCCTCTGTACTTCCGCCATTGTTGGTTGTTTCAGCCAACCTAGATCTGGTTCAACCTGACCCGCTTCAGATCCGGCCAGCCTAGTTGACCCATCAAACCCAGATGGTCAAACCCAGATCTAGCCTACCCCAGATCTGTCAGCACAGATAGATCCAGATCTACTTTTTCCCAAATTTGCTCAGTAGATCaggtattttggtcttttttctattggtttcttatttattaattattgatattatttaaaattattttatcttttataatgGCCACTTTAAACTACAATATTCTATCATTAGAtcgaaatattaattttttattatgacataTTAACATGTGTGCCAATTTTGGCACGATGTATTTAAGataatgtattttgagttttgaaaaaaaatgtcaaaatgatAAGAgtatagaagaaaaataacttAAGAATAGTAAAGTTTTAtctaagataaatttatatttctcgAATCAAATATTGtaagatattttgaaaaaaaaaatatttattgctctgattaaaattaaaataactgtGTATGATGAAAATCTTAACCAATAAATTGCATCTTAAACATAGGCTATATTTAGATTAAATGAAAGAAAGTACTTATATTGAAAGTCACTTAAtaagttttaagaaaattatttttaatttgaaaagtaTGAAGATTAAATATGATGATAAGAATTTATAGTTAATTTTGTTACGTTCTTTACTAAATTTgtattcaacttttagagacaccatattatataaactaaatatatgaaattattgagGCCATTAAAGAATCTATTCGGATGAATTGGTGAAATTAGTGAGAATATTTAAGACAATACAATCTATTGTGATAGTAAAAGTGTTATTTTCTAACTAAATTTAGATATTTCACAAGAGAACAAAATACATTAATGTGAGATCATTATATTAGAGATATTATTCTTCTTAGTGACGTCTTTGTGAGAAAGATTAGTACTCATGATAATTTTGTAGATATATTGACTAAATCTCTGTTTAATATAAAGTTCGAGCATTGCATGAATTTGGTtggtttttataattttgttggaaaaataatTCTGAATAATTtcacatttaaattttgaattaaagtggagatttgtgataattataactcaaaatccaaattcatttatGATTGAGATTTTTAATTTGACCGTCGTTAACATTccgaatttaattataattaggATGCCAAATTCgattttgattaaaatttatttcatcGAAAAAATATACTCTTTGTTCTTCTCTTGACTATGATGTAATTTTTAAGTATACATCTACAAATGAATTTAAGTTTGTAAATAAGTgttcaaaactttaaaattagcATGATAATATCACTTTCTGtttagtaatattttgttatttctaactgtaattttttttttaatttagatttctcacattaaattttatgttcatttatgtatttaataatttgatcataatttattttcaatccaaAATCATAACTAACACcattaaatatataaagattaaGTTAAGATCTAACTTTTATTAGTATCTTCAATCAGGAGACCACCAATCTTGGCTGGTCCTTGCTGTACCTGATTCAACTATCTTAATAAactcattttcatcatttttcaaacttaatcaCCAACACGTCACAACAATCATCActagtttaatttattatttctttcgGCTTTCTTTGCCATAAACACAGCCTAACCACTCGGTCTGGTCCCCTTTTTACAACACATTTAGAAAATACTTTTATCACATTATCTTTTTAAAGTTCTTTTATTAGTtatttcatataatatttttttattaattttaagccaAATTTTCTACATGATGTTGCTTTTAGCACAtaaaaattatccaaatttcTAATACAAATAATGTATCATATTAATGTGTAATGATTTTCTAATTTCTTAATGGTCttatcattaaatataattaagatgattattaaaaatttaaaatatcaaaaaataaatttttataattttcccttttattttatttgatgggCTGAGGTTATCATTGCAGCACAGTCCCACTTTTTTAGcctcttttccctttctttcatTGGGCTTCTTTTTTAATACCAAACATAGACGCACGCTATAAAGACTCAAACCAATGGGCTGTCTCACAaacaacctttttttttttttttggaataaatttagCGATTAAAGTTTTTTGTGActctcttaaaaataataaaataaatttattaatgatgTTAAACTCGAAAACTGTTGTGCCATAAGCATTTCATTAAAAGCCCAAAAGTTCAAAGACGCAAACTAGTTAACTTTGATAAATgtgcaaattaaataattttgacattcaaaaatcgttttaaatatttaaaaaaaattataaataattattcataaagGATTATAATTCTaaaacgattttgaaatattgagataaacGTTAGTCATAAAAGATAGACCCATAACAATCTTAGTCTTAGGTAGACTagtattaatcaagataaacatcatttataaaaaataaacgtcatttataatgattttagtTTCAGTTAAACTAGGTAATAATTAAGATAGGCGTTATATGCAATAATCATATTCTCGGATTACTAAACATTATTTCATATTCTTGTATAAATAAGCAAATACTCATTCTTGAAAATGTTCGATATCTCTAATATTGATTGTAATACAGTTTCTTTTATCATGTTTAGTGTCTGACTTAAATATCAGAATGCTTGTGTGGGGACCTCTCGAGCCCTTTAattgttcttatatttttacAGATTCAAGTGGGTTAACGACGACGTTTCTATTCaaatattattgttgtaatcAGGCAGCAACAATTGGCTTCATTTGTGGGAAGCGTCtaaaaagcctataaatactaCAATGACTCTCACACAATTTCAAGGCGCATGAagccaaatcaaatcaattaaaaaaagaagacattACACCTTATGGATTCCTTGGAAGCATAATCATGGTGAGTCGTGTTGTTATGAATTTTCAAATGCCGGTCACGGGCTCCATTATTGATGCGCCTCTACTAGTTTAAACGCTCAATTTATTGGTAATGTTCCTAGCAGTTGCGATTATAATACAAATCTAGGTTGTTAAAGGAGCATATTTGGGTTGTTGAAGAAACAGATCTAGATTGTTGAATGAGCAGATCTAGAATAGATTTGGGTTGCTAAAGAAGCACTTAGATCTAAAACGGATCTGGGAGTAGACCTAGAGCAGATTTgggttagtatatatataatatggatattctttttGAGTGCGGACATATGCGTTATACTGAactgctaaaataaaatatacacattcTTTTTAAGTGTGGACATAAGCATTATGTTGAACCGTAAAAATAAAGTACGAATATTCTCTTTGAGTGCAAACGTAAATATTACGCCGAActgtgaaaacaaaatatagatattatttAATTGCAGACGTAGGCCTGTGTTGAAccataaaaatagaatattattattctttctaATTGTGAATGTAGATACTATGctgaaccgcaaaaataaaatatggatattttttCTGAGTGCAGATGTAGACATTATGCCGAactgcgaaaataaaatatggatattatTTAATTGTGGATGTAGACGTCGCGTTGAAttgcgaaaataaaatattgatattctttctAATTACAAATGTCGCCCACAATTCCAgcaaatatatacacacgaaACTGGGAAGTAGCgacaaaaattgttttaagaaGACCGTTAAGATATTTGGGGGTTGCTTGTGTCGATGGACGAATGACTCACCTCAAACACATGCAGATATTGAAGTCCGTTAAGATGTCTAGGGGTCATACCTAAGAGACATGTATCGAACACATGCAACAaccgttaagatgtttgggggtcgTTTGCGTTGATTGATGAATGACTTGCCTTAAACACACACGAATGTTGAAGTTTGTTAAGATGTCTAGGTTAATACCTAAGAGACTTGTCTTAGACACACGCGACAACCGTTAAGATATTTAGGGGTCATTTGCGTCGATAGACGAAGGACTCACCCCGAACACACTTGAATGTTGAAAAACCGTTAATATGTTCGAGGGTTGCTTGTGTTGATGGACAAAGGACTCGCTTCGAACACACATGATAaccattaagatgtttgggggtaGCTTGAGTCAATGAACGAAGAACTTGCCTCGAACACACGtagatattaaaaatagttaagaTATTCGGGGGTCACTTGCGTTGACAGACGAAGGACTTACCTCGAACATACATGGATATTGAAAAtcattaagatgtttggggatCATTTGCGTTGACAAACGAAAGACTCACCCTGGACACATGCGGATGTTCAAAAACCAGAGCACGAGGGTGCGAGAATagttcaaaaacataaaaaatgcagATGTGAGAGAATGATTTAAAAATCGAAGCACGAGAGCGTGAGAATggctcaaaaataaaaaactcagAAAGTGTGAGAATAatctatcataaaaaataaagacagaCCTTGACACAATTTACTTTTCCATCCGAGAAACTCAAATAAAAGAGCGGGAAGTAATTGTTGTGTTATAAGCAAAGGCCTATTAATTGCCCAAAagctcaaaataattttttggctaaaatgtgtaaatttttcCATAACTGGGGGTTTCCGCATAAACACACAAACTAGATAACTCAGACATTAAAAAAATCTctctaaatattttaagaaaatgatagataattatccataaaaaaatataattctgaaatgattttggaatattagGATAAATGTCATCCATAAGAGATAGACGATATCCATaacaattttagttttagtcaAACTAtgattaattaagataaacatCAGTTATAAGAAATAGACGTCATCTATTGTTAGTATTGTGTGCCTTGATAATGGATTTGGATGACATATAGTGGGCttattttaatgcattaattatattttgtataaatcaataaaaaacaaggttttcttcattcatattttttctaattaattatatgaatgagtctctagatCTTCTGTACGAAAATCTTATTCTCAATGTGTTGAGActatgtgacaaaattatttggTAACAGAATATTTTAAACTATTCATAGTCCTTAGATTATTTGGATAGGAACtctgattaatcgagtatgaacTAACACATGGGTTATTATCTCGTTCGGTATAGGGATACTGATGGAAGGATGGTGTGTCACGTGCAATATGACATAAGATGTCGTTAGTAAACTTGCAGGTGGTCGTTAGAGAACAATCAATCAAATGTGACGCCAATGACTGACCACATGAGCTGATGGATGATGGTTGAGTCATCATGttgcgatggtgtgttgatTCTTAGACTTAAACTGACacggttgttttgtgtattggtatGCGAGATTTACTAATGAgctgaaccatccaattgggagaTGAGAACATTCTTCTATGTGATTTTATATTACTGATATATAGAGATCGATGTTGGAAATAGGATTCGTCGCCCTTGTCGGTAATTGATAGGGTGAATGTTCTATGTGATCTATTATTGATGTGACGGGACAGTCTTTGCCCAGCCCAACCCAAATTAAAAgttaggaaatgtgtttcctgatgtgtcatctagtcacattaataagATCTGACACATAGTTAATGAGTTTGTCACTCCACGACTTTTGCTCAATCGGGATGTTAGGTGATTGAAAGACTACAACACTTAGTAATTGTTGACTGTAATATGTTAATTTGAAGTGAGATTTCATTGCCACCTATACTATCCTAAACCGCTACTAGGCGTTATTCAGAAACTCTCGAAATGTCATCGggatttggagaatttttggTGATGGGTCAATGAGTTGATCGATACTGAAAAGGGTTTTATTGTTATCTGATTACTAGtgggtagtgaacctagaaagtcacataccatataatGTTGAGTTTGATATCGACATCGTGTGCCCAATATGTCTTTGAAAAtgattggtcaaaagttgaccatAGGCCTCATACTGTTAATAGTGCATAGTACATAATAATAATGCACGATGTGAAATCAATATTGATTATACAGTAAGTGGCGGCGAATTAAGTGCACAGTTAAAATGCATAGTAAATTACATGATTGCTCAATTATTAAAAGGGGTGGCTGCACGAATttcaaaagagaattaaattagggaaggggaaagaagaaaaggaaaaaagatgaGGGAGTTTATTTAATGGCAGAGGCCCTGTCTTTGcctcatatctctctctctctcccttacggttttgtttctctttttcttctttcaaattcttttgaaaaatcataaaaattatacgtGTAATTGTTACGCATATAATTTTGAAACGCGAACAACGGTGATACGCAGATCCTCTGTGTCTAGTACGAGAAAAGGTAATCGAAACGGTATCTTACtacatactaggtgtggacagaTTAGAACCACAATAACGTGAaggggaaagaagaaaagggaaaaggatGAGGGAATTTATTTAATGGCAGAGGCCCTGTCTttgcctcatctctctctctctctctctttcccttacgattttgtttctcttttttttttttttctgattcttttgaaaaatcataaaaattatacgtGTAATTGCTACGCATATAATTTTGAAACGCGGAGAACGATGATACGCAGATCCTCTGTGTCTAGTACGAGAAAAGGTAATCAAAACGGTATCTTACTACATACTAGGTGTGGATAGATTAGAACCACAATAACGTGAGATGGATATGGTCTCAGTACATAAATAGTTTCTATATCCCAACCTTACATTGGATAGtaggtatgcatttatttatgcattcaattgttgaatatgcgTGTTGTTTAAATACCCAAGTCATGTATgacgtgtatattatattctgCGGTGTGTATCTGATACacgataaaaattttatttttgcctataCTATCGTACTAGTAATTCCTTTCATCTATAACGATCATAGTTCCAATCAGATTAGAGATAATCAAGATGGACTTTATCTACAATAATCATATTCTTATATTACTAAATATGATTTCAtattcctttataaataagcaattaCTCATTCTTGAAAATGTACGACGTTTTTGATACTAGTTTCAATacaatttatttcatcattttcagtGTCTGGCTTAAGCATACGAGTCTTTGTGCGAGAACTTTTTCGCACCCtctgattgttttcttatttttgcaactTTAGCCAACTTGATGACGAcatttctatttaaataaatttattattgtaatgactcaaatctcaaatcataataacttaaaatgaaaaacacgACAATAATTTGactttaatataaaaataaatataaacataaaaaatagttattcaatctaaaaataaatataaattctataatatattcaaacaaactttgaaaataaattttagaaaaaaattaaaaaatttgagttaaaGATGAATTCTTTTTATATCTATTCGTGAATGGAGACTCGTTTGGTATCGAAAATACATTTTGGATCTTTACTATTATTACGAAACAATTacaaaagtttttgaaattaaaaaagtgGTCTAGTAACGTTTCTTAAcgttttgaaaatgaaaatatttcaaaaaatacagAAATGGCACCCttgaaaaattttcatacatcatAGAAACATgctatatttataataaataataatatgtattattGTTAGAAATACATGTAATTTattcacacacatatatagtactttattcaatttttaatttaaaattggaATCAGGGCGAAtcgaatataaattttttaaaattttcaaatcaaatattagATCAAAATTTTTCATCTTGAATTGGgctaagttttttattttggtccaATCTAGTTTTTAATCGAATgagaatttaaatatttttaaatattagaagAGTTTACCATCAATGATGATTTATCTAATATAGATCTTTTCTACAATAACAAGCTTCCATTTTAGTATATGAAGTTCtgtcaaatttttattatttttaacataattttcacatgattcattttcaaaattgtgaaattaaaaattatattttgaaatttaaaaatggtatttacagagaaaaaagaaatttaaaaactgtATATATACAGGGAGCTGATATGTTGCCCTAGGGGTGGGTGTGTGGGCCCCTCATGGGACCCACGCCGAGATTACCCGCGGGCAATTGTTTTGTTGCCCGCAACGTAACaattctgtatatatatatatatatatatgtatgtgtgtatgaatgtatatgtataaaaatgATCACGACATTCTGGTGGCGGGCGGAGTGCCAGGCGCACGCCAATTCAGCACGAGCATTGGTCCCTCAATCTCAAGCATTTAATGCAGAATCCCTTCTTCCCGCCACTTCTATAAATATGGCGTCCCttcgatttccccttctctctctttctctcactccGGATTCTCGgctctttctttctccctcccttCTCTGATTTTGCGGCCACCGCAGTAACGGAGACGCGCTGTTCTTCCTTCACAAACGTGTTCCGTAGGTCTCGCCGATCAATCTCTTCAACCTATCAAGTTCTCGATCCCTCCGGCACAATGTCCTGTGTGGCGAAGAGGACCAGAGCTCAAACAGATAAGCGTATCGAGGATGAATACCGTGAATGGAAGAGACGAACCGGGTCCAACGgcgaagaaagaagaagacgaccTTCCCCGCTAAGTAATTG
This window of the Diospyros lotus cultivar Yz01 chromosome 5, ASM1463336v1, whole genome shotgun sequence genome carries:
- the LOC127801085 gene encoding FCS-Like Zinc finger 2: MRPAVPSYAGWEDYNHQKSHFLEACFLCEKPLGQNNDIFMYRGNTPFCSQECRQEQIEIDEAKERSLKKLSSSSKRAPRQSKPAESTKKPSSPSKAVQRGTVAVA